The genomic region GTTTCAGAGGGAGAAAGTATTGCCGTACTCGGCAACAACGGAGCAGGCAAGAGTACGTTAATCAAGTGCATCGATCGGATTCTCAAGCCAAATCTCGGTACCGCATACATCAATGGCAATGATACCCGACAAATGAAACGAATGGAACTTGCAACGAATATTTCTTACGTACCTCAACAGGGTGAAACTGACAGACTTACTGTATTTGATTCCGTCTTGCTCGGAAGGAAACCATACATGAAGGGAAATCCATCTGAAGAAGATCTTAAGCTGACTGCAGATGCCATATGCAGGATGGGATTGCAAGGTCTTGAATTAAGATATCTTAATGAATTGTCTGGTGGTGAATTACAGAAAGTCATGCTTGCAAGGGCCTTGGCGCAACAGCCGAAAGTACTACTCTTGGATGAACCGACAAGCAATCTTGATCTCCATAACCAATATGAAGTGCTTGCCAACATTACGGCCATTGCCGAAGAGCAAAGGTTCGGAGTTGTCATTGTCATACACGATCTGAATTTGGCACTTCGTTATTGCAGCAAGTTTCTGTTTCTCAAGGACAGAAAGGTCTTTGCTTACGGTGGTACCGAAGTAATGACAGAGAAAATAATCGACGAAGTCTATGGTCTGCCTGTCGCAGTTGAGACAGTATGTGGAATCAGGACTGTAATTCCATTACCACAGGAAGATACCGCTAAGAAAATAAGGATAACATCATGACATTGGAAGATTTTTTTGCCTTGCATGACAATTGTGCAGTCTGCTTTTCCGGTGGATGCGATTCAGCTTATTTACTATATGAAGCCATGAAATCGGCAAAATCAGTCTGTGCGTACTATGTAAGATCAGCGTTTCAGCCACAAGTTGATCTTGAAGATGCGAAGAAAATTGCCGATATGTTACATGCTCATCTTACAATAGTAGATATTGATGTATTGTCTGATACGAAGATCAGAGAAAACAGCACCTTGCGATGCTACTATTGCAAGAAAGCAATCATGGCTGCAGTAAAAAAACAGGCTGAAAAGGATGGAAAACCTGTAATACTTGACGGCACCAATGCTTCTGATGAAGTTTCAGACCGTCCAGGTATGAAAGCTTTGGAAGAAGAGGGCATCCTGTCACCCTTGCGATTATGTGGTTTGACCAAGAAGGACATAAGGGAATCATCGAAACTGGCTGGTCTTTCAACATGGGACAAACCTGCAAATGCCTGTTTGGCAACAAGGATTCCTTGTGGAACTGAATTGTCATTATGTCAGCTTCAAATAATCGAAACCGTTGAAGATGGTCTCAGGAAACTTGGTTTTTCTGATTTTAGGGTAAGAGAACGAGGCTCAACAGCTAGACTTGAGGTGCCTATACAGCAGCTTTCAATGGCAATTTGGCAACGTTATGAAATACTCGGCATACTGCAGCCTTATTTTTCAGATATTGTACTCGATCTCAAAGGAAGAAAAGGAACAGACTAATGGAAAAGAAAGAGATACGTCAGTTGCTTGAACAAGTCGCAGATGGAAGGTTATCTATCGATAAGGCTTTGCTCAAACTTAAGATGG from Spirochaetia bacterium harbors:
- a CDS encoding ABC transporter ATP-binding protein is translated as MLMQIHGMGFGYTSHSPILTDICFDVSEGESIAVLGNNGAGKSTLIKCIDRILKPNLGTAYINGNDTRQMKRMELATNISYVPQQGETDRLTVFDSVLLGRKPYMKGNPSEEDLKLTADAICRMGLQGLELRYLNELSGGELQKVMLARALAQQPKVLLLDEPTSNLDLHNQYEVLANITAIAEEQRFGVVIVIHDLNLALRYCSKFLFLKDRKVFAYGGTEVMTEKIIDEVYGLPVAVETVCGIRTVIPLPQEDTAKKIRITS
- the larE gene encoding ATP-dependent sacrificial sulfur transferase LarE, whose translation is MTLEDFFALHDNCAVCFSGGCDSAYLLYEAMKSAKSVCAYYVRSAFQPQVDLEDAKKIADMLHAHLTIVDIDVLSDTKIRENSTLRCYYCKKAIMAAVKKQAEKDGKPVILDGTNASDEVSDRPGMKALEEEGILSPLRLCGLTKKDIRESSKLAGLSTWDKPANACLATRIPCGTELSLCQLQIIETVEDGLRKLGFSDFRVRERGSTARLEVPIQQLSMAIWQRYEILGILQPYFSDIVLDLKGRKGTD